ATCCTGAAGCTCTGCCGGTGCACCGTCGATGATGTAGGTGATGGTGGCGGTGGAGGAGCCGAGGTCATTGAAGTAGGGTTTGATGCGTCTTTCGCTACGTCCGTCGGGGTAGATCGTACGCAGGTAAGGGGTACGATCGGGCGCATCCAGGGCTTTCTCCAAAGGCTTGGTACGGTAGTATTTTGTGGGTGAGAAGTCAGACTTCTTTGTCCCCTGTACGGAGCGTATCTTGACGGCATGAGGACTGTCCGGATTGAGGTTGTCGAGCGTGAAGCTGTTGGTCTTGATGTCGGTATAGAGCTTGTTGTTGACAGAGACCTCCCATGTGATCTTGGGATCTCCGGCTCTGTCCCAGGTAAACTCAATCTCTCTCTGATGAGAGGTCGCACGGATATTGGCCGGCGGTGTGAGTGGCTCGGGTATATCTCCTTCATGGAGAAACATCTCGACATCATCGAAGCTGACTTGTCCGCCATTGTTGTAGTCCAATGTGAACTTGAGCTCTCCCCTATCGGCATCCGCAGGGACACGGAAGTAGAGCTCCTCCTCCACCCACGTCTCCGCAGAGGTCTTGACAGTGGACTCGGGAGATACTCCTTTGTGGGTCTCACCTTGATACCACGTAAATCTGACTTTTATGACGAGATTTCTCTTGTTCCCTTTGTGCCAGAAGGTCAATCGATAGGCTTTGCCGCCCTCTACGGGGACGTTGCCGGGATCATCGACATCCAAGGTGTGGAAGTTGCCCCCGTTGGCATACACGTGTAGGAGATAGCTCCCTTTGCCACCGGGGCGTTGGCCCTCCCTCTTCATCCCAAAGAGGGTGTTGCTCACGAGCCATCCCAAAGGCCTTTCGCTCAGTCCGGCTTGGATAAACTCTTCGAACCCTCCGTGACGGAGTACATTCTGCTGGGCTTTGAGATCGGTGTGACAGGTCAACCCCATGAGGGCCGAAAGGAGTAGGATCAGTATCTTATTTTTCATCATGATCAATTATTTTTTTATGTCTTCGGGCGTGATACCTATGGCTTGTCCGAGGCGCATCGCTATATTGCGAAGAGACCCCTTGGTCGCTGCATCGGAGAGGAGTCGCTTGCTGTCCCACAAGCCCTCGCCCTCTCCAAGGCTTTGTAAGATGTCTTCTATGTCGGCTTGAGTGAAGTATGGCTTGCCCTCTGCATCACGGATGAACATTGCAGAATAAATGAGTCCGCAGGCTTGTGAGATGAATCGGAAGGCGTACTTGGGCTTCTCCTCAAGGTTTGCCATCGTGTTGGGGCCTACCAAGAGGTGCATGGCTCTGATGATCAGTACTCTGGCAAGCTCTTCTCTGATGATCTTGGCCTGGGTAAGCATATCTGAGTATCTGAACGTGTCCATGACGACACGCCCCTCGACAAAGGCTCTGAATATCTTGTATTCGCTGTCTCGTAGTGCAGGGATACCCTCGGCTTGTGCCAATGGTCTCCAAAAGGCGTAGTAACCATAAGCGAGATCCCAGTGGTGCTCAAGGACGGTGTAGTTGCGTCCGGAGGGCAGGGTCACCGACTCGTGCGCCTTTCGGATGGCTTCGTCTCCCAAGGTCTTGGGGTCAAGATGGATGTTGAGGATCTTGTCCAGATATACCGCTCCCATCACGGCATATTTGAATATGTCTGCGACGACGAAGCCTTTCTCGTCTACGAAGTAGATGTCTCTGTCACCTATATTTTTGCCTACGTAACCGGTATTGCCGGGCTTGGCCTCTTGTCTGCGGTGCTCTACGTAGTCGGGCTTCCCTTTCCCTGCTATGGCGGCAGAAGCATCGATGAGTCCGTCGATATATGTCCGGACTTCAGCACGCATGGAGGAGGCAAACTCCGACTTCGCGATCTCTTCGCGAGGCTTGAAGCCGAAATCCCCCTCTCGGTAAAGCCCCATGATGTGATCATAGTCAGCGGCTGCGCCAAGACGTGCCTCCCTCAATCCGCTCTCGTAGATATAATCCAATGGGGTGCTCAGGTACTCGCACTCCTGGATGTCCACACTGCTGCTGCCATTGCGTGCAAATGAGTACTTGGGCTCGGGGAAGAGTGGTGGTATGTATGCACTCTCGACGACCTCTCCGGGGCGATGATGGGTACAGCCTCCCAAGAGTATGCCCCCTATGATCGCTATAATGTATTGCCATTGTTTGTCCATTATCTGATCTTTGCTTTAGGGTAAAATAATGAATTCGCAGTAAGGCGTCCTAAGTTTGTTCGGCCCTTCTTCATTCTGATATTGCTCCGTGGATAGCTCGGGTGTCTCTACAAGACCATCGACAGAGGTCGCTTTGATGCTTGCTTTGACGTTCGAATTTCGAGGCCCTACACCGTTCACGGACAAGTACATGGGGAAGCCCGAACGCACCTTGAAGGTGATTTCCTTTATGATGCCGTTTTCCATCACCGGAGGTGCTTCTTCGTCCTCCTCGTCACCTGCTCCATCCTCTCCACAGACGATGACCACGAGCTCCTTTTTCTCATTGATGTAGGAGACGGTATATTGCGAAGTCGAATGATCGACAAAGCGACCGTTGTTGTCCACTTCGTTGAACACGCACGTCAGTACTACTTCATATTCGTCGCCTGCCGGTACATCCTCTCCGGGATAGGTATAGTTTTCGAGAGCCAGTTCGGGATCGCATGGCTTCACGACCATGTCTCCCCTTATGTTGTCGGGTTTGTCTATGCCACCGAAGGGAAACAACTTATCATAGTCCTCGGGTGCTGGGTCTCTGTCGATCCTGTTGCACGAGGGGAGGAGAAGTAGCAAGAGTAAAAATAAATATCTCATAATGATCGTTTTATCCATGAATTAGTTTTCGTTCCATATCTTCGCAACCATACCTGTGGGTTCACCGTTGGGAGCAAGGTGTTTGCTCTTATACCTCCATATACGGGTCTTGGGGTCATATACACGCACGAGTTCGCAGACAAAGGTGTCCCCTACCCTTTCAAAGTCATAAAAGATGGCATCCTTGCTGTATCTCAGCCCGGTGTGGAAGCTCAGCCCCTTGTCCGTTCCCGTATAACCCGATCCGAGTCCGATCAGGTTCTCCTTGAGGCTCAAGAGGGTCTTGTCATAGAGAAATACCCTGTACCGTCTCTTGATGCTCTTCTGCACCCACTCTTCGAACAGATTGTCCTGACTGATGACGACATTCGTGCTGAAGTAGATACGATCCCCTTTTTGGATCTTCATCTGTGGGTAACGCATCTGCTCGAAGAAGGCTCTGTTCTCGACTGCCTTGGTGACGACAGCCTGCTCGTCCTCGGGTGAGGTGACCTTCTCGAATCGGATGTATTCTCTCGCAGGCTCTGCATAAGATGGGGTCTTGAAGATGAGGTTGCCGTCGAGGTCTTTGCCGACATAGAGGAAGTCCGGTGCGCCGGAGAAGACATCGTTGACGAGGTTGTGGAGGTAGTTGTATGTCGTGAAGCTCAACTGTGTATAGGTGTTTTGCTTGATTTCGAACTCACTCTCCTTAAACTCTGCTGCCGATGCTTCGTCATAGTCGGCACGCATCCGGACAGTCCCTTTGGGATCAAACTTCATGTGGAAGTAATGACCTCCGACACCGTAATCGTACTCATAGCCCCTCCCTATCTTTGCCGTCACATCCGAAAAGATCGTGGAGTCGGTCTTGGAGAAATAGACGACTTTCCACCCATGAGTAGCATCGGTAAGCTCTTTTCTCAGATCCGAGATACTCAGCGCACTTCGCTCCGATGGGGATAGAGAGAAGACCCCATCTTCCTTACACGAAGAGAAGGCGACGATAAAGAGTGCCAGTAGGTAAATTCCGTATTGTTTCATCTGTCTGTTTCGCTTTTTTCCTCTGTGGATAAATAAGTTCTCATGAGTTTGTTTGAAGCACGTTGAAATCGTACCATGTTTATGC
This is a stretch of genomic DNA from Porphyromonas cangingivalis. It encodes these proteins:
- a CDS encoding DUF4856 domain-containing protein, with translation MDKQWQYIIAIIGGILLGGCTHHRPGEVVESAYIPPLFPEPKYSFARNGSSSVDIQECEYLSTPLDYIYESGLREARLGAAADYDHIMGLYREGDFGFKPREEIAKSEFASSMRAEVRTYIDGLIDASAAIAGKGKPDYVEHRRQEAKPGNTGYVGKNIGDRDIYFVDEKGFVVADIFKYAVMGAVYLDKILNIHLDPKTLGDEAIRKAHESVTLPSGRNYTVLEHHWDLAYGYYAFWRPLAQAEGIPALRDSEYKIFRAFVEGRVVMDTFRYSDMLTQAKIIREELARVLIIRAMHLLVGPNTMANLEEKPKYAFRFISQACGLIYSAMFIRDAEGKPYFTQADIEDILQSLGEGEGLWDSKRLLSDAATKGSLRNIAMRLGQAIGITPEDIKK
- a CDS encoding fibronectin type III domain-containing protein, with translation MMKNKILILLLSALMGLTCHTDLKAQQNVLRHGGFEEFIQAGLSERPLGWLVSNTLFGMKREGQRPGGKGSYLLHVYANGGNFHTLDVDDPGNVPVEGGKAYRLTFWHKGNKRNLVIKVRFTWYQGETHKGVSPESTVKTSAETWVEEELYFRVPADADRGELKFTLDYNNGGQVSFDDVEMFLHEGDIPEPLTPPANIRATSHQREIEFTWDRAGDPKITWEVSVNNKLYTDIKTNSFTLDNLNPDSPHAVKIRSVQGTKKSDFSPTKYYRTKPLEKALDAPDRTPYLRTIYPDGRSERRIKPYFNDLGSSTATITYIIDGAPAELQDGYLVFSGKGEHRLVVNIDEGNGNKFRLSYRIYITN
- a CDS encoding DUF4302 domain-containing protein, producing MKQYGIYLLALFIVAFSSCKEDGVFSLSPSERSALSISDLRKELTDATHGWKVVYFSKTDSTIFSDVTAKIGRGYEYDYGVGGHYFHMKFDPKGTVRMRADYDEASAAEFKESEFEIKQNTYTQLSFTTYNYLHNLVNDVFSGAPDFLYVGKDLDGNLIFKTPSYAEPAREYIRFEKVTSPEDEQAVVTKAVENRAFFEQMRYPQMKIQKGDRIYFSTNVVISQDNLFEEWVQKSIKRRYRVFLYDKTLLSLKENLIGLGSGYTGTDKGLSFHTGLRYSKDAIFYDFERVGDTFVCELVRVYDPKTRIWRYKSKHLAPNGEPTGMVAKIWNEN